In Heptranchias perlo isolate sHepPer1 unplaced genomic scaffold, sHepPer1.hap1 HAP1_SCAFFOLD_507, whole genome shotgun sequence, the following are encoded in one genomic region:
- the mmgt1 gene encoding ER membrane protein complex subunit 5 has translation MPSVWKGLVGVGLFALAHAAFSAAQHRSYMRLTEKENETLPVDIVLQTLLAFLITSYGIVHIAGDFKDMDATSDLKNKRFESLRNHPSFYLFNHRGRVLFRPAEEEASTPPHPQTTLKLRRLEPSWH, from the exons ATGCCGTCGGTCTGGAAAGGCCTGGTGGGAGTCGGACTCTTTGCCCTGGCACACGCCGCCTTCTCCGCAGCCCAGC ACCGATCGTACATGAGACTGactgagaaagagaatgagacacTGCCTGTAGAT ATAGTTCTTCAAACCCTTTTGGCATTTCTGATTACAAGTTACGGGATAGTTCACATAGCGGGGGACTTCAAAGATATGGATGCTACCTCCGATCTTAAAAACAA AAGGTTTGAGTCTCTGCGGAACCACCCATCGTTCTACCTGTTCAACCACCGAGGGAGAGTTTTGTTCCGTccagcggaggaggaggccagCACTCCGCCCCACCCCCAGACCACCTTGAAACTGCGCCGGCTGGAACCCAGCTGGCATTAG